A stretch of Gemmatimonas aurantiaca T-27 DNA encodes these proteins:
- the sppA gene encoding signal peptide peptidase SppA, whose protein sequence is MKQFFTTVAAALTANLVTIAVGVVLLIVIAVGFAASAGTRTAVEVRPGSILVIDLEQPLADQAARSESRGLFDDALTTGVSPLPLRSATVAIRAAADDDRIGGILLRGTVLSDGVSSGYAALREMRAALEDFKASKKPVLAYLVTPDVRTYYVASAADSITLDPFGSLLFPGMASEQVFLSGLFEKYGIGVQVSRVGRFKAAVEPFTRSDMSPENRLQVASYLGDMWAEVKRGVADSRQVDTVALQLQADTHGILLPSDAQDAKLVDRVGYFDTVLDDLQRIVNTATGDTAQGTDSTGRSRESSRDSEIATLLERPRLPQITLDAYAPLAMSTARMPSASQVVAVVYAQGDIVDGEGAEGQIGGEALSRELRKVRNDAKVKSLVLRVNSPGGSVIASERIQRELALINAKKPVVVSMGSLAASGGYWISTASRQIFAEPNTITGSIGVFAIVPNVKGLANRHGVTFDTVKTGRYADILTLSRPRTEAELAVLQRGTDAVYDAFIARVAQSRRLPVDSVRAIAEGRVWSGAQALRLGLVDSLGGLDAALRTAARLARITGDYDVREYPRVKTPTERFTEFFEGSPSPVAARVSKAVTGLSTQGAAGELARDVVRELSLLSSYNDPRGLYARLPFILRIR, encoded by the coding sequence CACGTACGGCGGTCGAGGTGCGGCCGGGGTCCATTCTGGTGATCGATCTCGAGCAACCATTGGCCGACCAGGCGGCGCGGAGTGAATCGCGCGGATTGTTCGACGACGCGCTCACCACCGGCGTCTCGCCGTTGCCACTGCGTTCGGCCACGGTGGCCATCCGCGCCGCGGCCGACGACGATCGCATCGGGGGCATCCTGCTGCGTGGTACGGTGCTCAGCGATGGTGTGTCGTCGGGCTATGCGGCGCTCCGAGAGATGCGTGCGGCGCTCGAAGACTTCAAGGCGTCGAAGAAGCCCGTGCTGGCATACCTGGTCACGCCCGATGTGCGCACCTACTACGTGGCTTCGGCTGCGGATTCCATCACGCTCGATCCCTTTGGTTCACTGCTGTTTCCCGGCATGGCGTCCGAGCAGGTGTTTCTTTCGGGGCTCTTCGAGAAGTACGGCATCGGTGTGCAGGTCAGCCGCGTGGGGCGTTTCAAGGCCGCCGTGGAACCCTTCACGCGCAGCGACATGAGCCCCGAGAATCGGCTGCAGGTGGCGAGTTACCTGGGCGACATGTGGGCCGAGGTGAAGCGCGGCGTGGCGGACAGCCGCCAGGTGGACACCGTGGCGCTGCAACTGCAGGCCGACACGCATGGCATCCTGCTCCCCTCCGACGCACAGGACGCGAAGCTGGTCGATCGAGTGGGGTACTTCGACACCGTACTCGATGACTTGCAGCGCATCGTCAACACGGCCACCGGCGACACGGCACAGGGCACCGATTCCACCGGCAGGTCGCGCGAATCATCACGGGACTCCGAAATCGCGACCCTGCTGGAGCGCCCGCGGCTGCCACAGATCACGCTCGACGCCTATGCCCCATTGGCCATGAGCACCGCCCGCATGCCGAGCGCGAGTCAGGTGGTGGCGGTGGTGTATGCCCAGGGTGACATCGTCGATGGTGAAGGTGCCGAGGGGCAGATCGGCGGCGAAGCCCTGTCGCGCGAACTGCGCAAGGTGCGCAACGATGCCAAGGTCAAGTCACTCGTGCTGCGCGTGAACAGCCCGGGCGGCAGCGTGATCGCGTCGGAGCGTATCCAGCGCGAATTGGCACTGATCAATGCGAAGAAGCCCGTGGTGGTGTCGATGGGATCACTGGCAGCCAGTGGTGGCTACTGGATCAGCACGGCGTCCCGTCAGATCTTTGCCGAACCCAACACCATCACCGGATCGATCGGCGTGTTTGCCATCGTGCCCAACGTGAAGGGGCTGGCCAATCGCCACGGCGTCACATTCGACACGGTGAAGACCGGACGGTACGCCGACATTCTCACGCTGTCGCGGCCGCGCACGGAGGCGGAACTGGCGGTTCTCCAGCGCGGCACGGATGCGGTGTACGATGCGTTCATCGCCCGGGTCGCGCAGTCGCGCCGTTTGCCGGTGGACTCGGTGCGCGCTATCGCTGAAGGCCGGGTGTGGTCCGGCGCCCAGGCGTTGCGCCTCGGTCTTGTGGACTCGTTGGGCGGCCTCGATGCGGCGCTGCGCACAGCCGCTCGCCTGGCCCGCATCACAGGTGATTATGATGTCCGGGAGTACCCGCGCGTGAAGACCCCCACGGAACGGTTCACGGAGTTCTTCGAAGGGTCGCCCTCACCAGTGGCCGCACGGGTTTCGAAAGCCGTGACGGGCCTGTCCACGCAGGGCGCCGCCGGTGAACTCGCGCGCGATGTCGTACGCGAGCTCTCGCTGCTGTCGTCGTACAACGATCCGCGCGGCCTCTACGCGCGATTGCCGTTCATCCTCCGCATTCGTTAG
- a CDS encoding TonB-dependent receptor family protein, with protein sequence MPTALPFRLPRRRRCTRANRITACLLTAALLALGDSAPLHAQAGDSTRADSAQSLQSIRVSVTREGARSPFELPFALTTAPLHARPAQRRTGVGDLLLGVPGVQVQDRANPSQDPRIAVRGFGARSAFGVRGVRVLRDGVPLSLPDGQTPIDWLDLETIDRIDIVRGTAAALYGNAAGGVIDMRTREAVAAPFGVDARFWDGGGLQRANVTLSGRSADREGTVQDAQWLGAFTRTRGDGLREWSRLDATSAFLRGMARIKGTTVELQATRYDAPRAENTGALTLAELTRGPLLPDSLNITKQSRKAARQTQVALIAERVMGQANVRGSVFAGTRTLDNPLPFAIVAVDRAVKGGSLHGAWRTAATPWPLRFGVGVDAQRQVDDRFNYENCADLAPSAPLSARCPVRGVERGAVRLDQQERASSVGSYARVELEAPHHLHVSAALRVDAVQFGVRDRFITPTSADDSGDRSLRAASPMLGLTWRARPMWSLYANLSTAFETPTVTELTNQEDGAAGLNTNLDPQRTRTVEVGTQRVVGGRVWLDVSVFHATVLDELVPFDVPNQPGRRAFRNAGRTSRRGAETSARVTSTHLEVGTAYTWSRFRFDRYDVGTTSFAGKAIPGVPEHYLQSFATARAAGLWSTVELTAASHASATDAGTVTAAGYAVWNWRAGLDVPRVNRGGLARARLTPTIGIDNLFDRRYASSLVVNATRNRYFEPGLPRRVTLTMQLRWD encoded by the coding sequence GTGCCTACCGCGCTCCCCTTCCGCCTACCGCGCCGTCGCCGTTGCACGCGCGCCAATCGAATCACTGCCTGCCTGCTGACGGCAGCCCTGCTGGCGCTTGGCGACTCCGCGCCGCTGCATGCGCAGGCCGGTGACAGCACCCGGGCCGACTCCGCGCAGTCGCTGCAGTCGATACGGGTGAGTGTCACTCGCGAAGGCGCGCGGTCGCCATTTGAATTGCCCTTTGCGCTCACGACCGCGCCGCTTCATGCGCGTCCGGCCCAACGCCGCACGGGTGTGGGAGACCTGTTGCTCGGCGTGCCCGGTGTGCAGGTGCAGGATCGGGCGAATCCGTCTCAGGATCCGCGTATTGCGGTGCGTGGTTTTGGTGCCCGTTCCGCCTTCGGAGTTCGTGGCGTGCGCGTATTGCGCGATGGCGTGCCGCTGTCGTTGCCTGATGGACAGACGCCGATCGACTGGTTGGACCTCGAGACGATCGATCGTATCGACATCGTGCGTGGCACGGCGGCGGCGCTGTATGGCAATGCGGCCGGTGGGGTGATCGACATGCGCACGCGTGAGGCGGTGGCGGCGCCATTCGGCGTGGATGCGCGCTTCTGGGATGGTGGTGGTTTACAGCGCGCCAACGTCACCCTGTCGGGGCGATCGGCGGATCGCGAAGGCACCGTGCAGGATGCCCAATGGTTGGGCGCCTTCACCCGCACCCGTGGTGATGGACTGCGCGAGTGGTCGCGTCTCGACGCCACCAGTGCTTTCCTGCGCGGCATGGCGCGCATCAAGGGAACGACGGTGGAGTTGCAGGCCACGCGCTACGACGCACCACGGGCGGAAAACACGGGCGCACTGACGCTGGCCGAACTGACACGGGGTCCTCTCCTGCCGGATTCGCTGAACATCACCAAACAATCACGGAAGGCGGCTCGGCAGACGCAGGTGGCGCTGATCGCCGAACGCGTCATGGGGCAGGCCAATGTGCGCGGATCGGTGTTTGCCGGTACCCGCACCCTCGACAATCCGCTGCCTTTCGCCATTGTGGCGGTGGATCGCGCGGTGAAGGGGGGCAGTCTGCACGGCGCCTGGCGCACCGCGGCCACGCCGTGGCCGCTGCGATTCGGCGTGGGTGTGGATGCACAGCGTCAGGTGGACGATCGTTTCAATTACGAAAACTGTGCGGACCTGGCTCCATCGGCACCCCTCTCCGCGCGCTGCCCGGTGCGTGGTGTGGAACGTGGCGCCGTTCGTCTGGACCAGCAGGAACGTGCGAGCAGTGTGGGCAGCTATGCGCGCGTGGAACTCGAAGCGCCGCACCATTTGCATGTGAGTGCCGCCCTGCGCGTGGACGCCGTGCAGTTCGGGGTGCGTGATCGCTTCATCACGCCCACCAGTGCCGATGATTCCGGTGATCGCTCGTTGCGTGCTGCCAGTCCGATGCTTGGATTGACGTGGCGCGCGCGTCCGATGTGGAGCCTCTACGCCAATCTGTCGACCGCGTTCGAAACGCCCACCGTCACCGAACTGACCAATCAGGAAGACGGTGCGGCGGGGCTCAATACCAATCTCGATCCCCAGCGCACACGCACCGTGGAAGTGGGTACCCAGCGGGTGGTTGGCGGGCGCGTGTGGCTCGATGTGTCGGTGTTTCACGCCACGGTGCTCGACGAACTCGTGCCGTTTGATGTGCCCAACCAGCCGGGACGGCGTGCGTTTCGCAATGCGGGGCGCACGTCGCGCCGTGGCGCGGAGACGAGCGCGCGGGTGACGAGCACACATCTCGAGGTGGGGACGGCGTACACCTGGTCGCGCTTTCGTTTCGATCGCTACGATGTGGGCACCACATCGTTTGCCGGCAAGGCGATTCCCGGTGTCCCTGAGCACTATCTGCAATCGTTTGCCACCGCACGCGCGGCGGGGCTTTGGAGCACCGTGGAACTCACGGCCGCATCGCATGCGAGTGCCACCGACGCGGGCACAGTGACGGCCGCCGGATATGCCGTATGGAACTGGCGTGCCGGGCTGGATGTGCCGCGGGTGAATCGGGGCGGTTTGGCGCGGGCACGCCTCACGCCCACCATCGGTATCGACAATCTGTTCGATCGACGGTATGCCAGCTCCCTCGTGGTGAACGCCACGCGCAATCGGTATTTCGAGCCGGGGCTGCCTCGTCGGGTCACACTCACCATGCAGTTGCGCTGGGATTGA
- a CDS encoding MBL fold metallo-hydrolase, which translates to MFFRQLYDQSLAQASYVIGCQATGEAIVVDPLRDIAPYLEVARAEGLRITHVTETHIHADFVSGARELRAATGAQLFLSAEGGTDWQYGYAEADGATLVRDGSQIMVGNLRFDVMHTPGHTPEHIAFVVTDTPRAAGPMGILTGDFVFVGDVGRPDLLERAAKVANTMEAGARTLLHSLDRFRALPDHLQVWPGHGAGSACGKALGAVPSTTVGYEKLANWAVAETNEALFVEQVLAGQPEPPRYFADMKRINREGPALLDTRTPLEMLDPADVLDRLPSDEVWVIDLRTASAFADAHVPRTLSVPYGRSFSGWVGSLVPIARDVILLSTIADAVDDTGQAVAGAHTPADVRQAAHDLMAIGFDRVQGWTSAQGLLGAWDSRGHSPSRIPQLTSAALSEVPAERAPTIIDVRGLSEWSGGHLPDARHIPLGALPDHLGNIPAGPVVVQCQSGARSAVATSLLHRAGRTDAVNLVGGYQAWRAAGLTTV; encoded by the coding sequence ATGTTTTTTCGTCAGCTATACGACCAATCGCTCGCCCAGGCGAGTTACGTGATCGGCTGCCAGGCCACTGGGGAAGCCATCGTGGTCGACCCGTTGCGGGATATTGCGCCCTATCTCGAGGTGGCGCGCGCGGAAGGTCTGCGCATCACGCACGTCACCGAAACACATATCCACGCCGACTTCGTGTCGGGCGCCCGGGAATTGCGTGCCGCCACCGGTGCCCAACTGTTCCTCTCGGCAGAGGGTGGCACAGACTGGCAGTACGGCTATGCCGAAGCCGACGGGGCCACGCTGGTGCGAGATGGCTCGCAGATCATGGTGGGCAACCTGCGCTTCGACGTGATGCACACGCCTGGCCATACGCCGGAACACATCGCCTTCGTGGTGACGGATACGCCACGGGCCGCCGGACCAATGGGCATCCTGACGGGGGATTTTGTGTTCGTCGGCGATGTCGGGCGCCCCGATTTGCTCGAGCGAGCGGCCAAGGTGGCCAACACGATGGAAGCCGGCGCACGCACGCTGCTTCACTCGCTCGATCGGTTCCGCGCGTTGCCCGACCACCTGCAGGTGTGGCCCGGGCACGGTGCCGGATCGGCGTGTGGCAAGGCGCTGGGTGCGGTGCCCTCCACCACAGTGGGCTACGAAAAGCTGGCCAATTGGGCCGTCGCCGAGACCAACGAAGCGCTGTTTGTGGAGCAGGTGCTCGCCGGGCAACCGGAACCGCCGCGGTATTTCGCGGACATGAAGCGCATCAATCGCGAAGGCCCGGCGCTGCTCGATACCCGCACACCGCTCGAGATGCTGGATCCGGCCGATGTACTCGACCGCCTGCCATCCGACGAGGTGTGGGTGATCGACCTGCGCACCGCATCGGCGTTTGCCGACGCACACGTACCACGCACGCTGTCGGTGCCCTATGGCCGCAGCTTCAGCGGGTGGGTGGGATCACTCGTCCCCATCGCACGCGATGTGATCCTGCTTTCGACGATCGCGGATGCGGTCGATGACACTGGTCAGGCCGTGGCAGGCGCCCATACGCCGGCCGATGTGCGGCAGGCGGCCCACGACCTCATGGCGATTGGCTTCGATCGTGTGCAGGGGTGGACGAGCGCGCAGGGGCTACTCGGAGCGTGGGATTCGCGTGGACACAGCCCGTCGCGCATCCCGCAACTCACATCGGCCGCGTTGTCCGAGGTACCCGCGGAACGTGCCCCCACGATCATCGATGTGCGAGGCTTGTCCGAGTGGAGCGGTGGTCATCTGCCCGATGCACGCCACATTCCTCTCGGCGCATTGCCGGATCACCTCGGAAACATCCCCGCGGGTCCTGTTGTCGTGCAGTGCCAGTCGGGCGCCCGTTCGGCGGTGGCGACCAGTCTGCTGCACCGCGCGGGCCGCACCGATGCGGTCAATCTCGTGGGCGGCTATCAGGCCTGGCGCGCGGCGGGGCTCACCACGGTTTGA
- the argJ gene encoding bifunctional glutamate N-acetyltransferase/amino-acid acetyltransferase ArgJ: MSDTPAFHATPIFPRGFRCASRNVGLKPTARDLTLFVSQVDAAAAAVFTRNHFPGAPVVLGRETIKAGTGGTLRAVIANSKVSNVATGATGVENARRMARAAAQEIGASADKVLVSSTGVIGVRLPIEKIEAGVIGMTADLQDDPMVGAEGIMTTDSHPKALSASVGNATITWVAKGSGMIEPNMATMLSYIFTDAAFDGPTLDRLLRAAVKPSFNMLSVDTDTSTSDTCAILANGLAGSVDEAEFLAVLTAGCTRMTEILARDGEGAEHLLRVSVRGALDDGEAYVVAKSVLNSPLVKTMVHGADPNVGRLLMAVGKCFSCTIRPATTDAWINGYQVVANGERLDFDDAIVRETLSREVVDLEIALGVGDGVARAFGCDLTKGYVEENAAYYSS; this comes from the coding sequence ATGTCCGATACCCCTGCCTTTCATGCCACGCCGATCTTCCCGCGTGGATTCCGTTGTGCCAGCCGCAATGTGGGCCTCAAGCCGACCGCCCGTGACCTGACGCTGTTCGTCAGCCAAGTGGACGCCGCTGCCGCCGCCGTGTTCACCCGCAATCACTTCCCGGGTGCCCCGGTGGTACTGGGTCGCGAGACCATCAAGGCCGGTACGGGCGGTACGCTGCGCGCGGTGATCGCCAACAGCAAGGTGAGCAATGTGGCCACCGGGGCGACGGGCGTGGAAAACGCGCGACGGATGGCCCGTGCAGCGGCGCAGGAGATCGGAGCCTCGGCCGACAAGGTGCTGGTCAGCTCCACCGGCGTGATCGGGGTGCGACTCCCCATCGAGAAAATCGAAGCGGGTGTGATCGGTATGACGGCGGACCTGCAGGACGATCCGATGGTCGGTGCGGAAGGCATCATGACCACCGACTCTCACCCCAAGGCGCTGTCGGCGTCGGTGGGCAACGCGACCATCACCTGGGTGGCGAAGGGCTCGGGCATGATCGAGCCGAACATGGCCACCATGTTGTCGTACATCTTCACCGATGCCGCATTCGATGGCCCCACGCTCGATCGGCTGCTACGGGCCGCCGTGAAGCCGTCGTTCAACATGTTGTCGGTGGACACGGACACGAGCACCTCGGACACCTGTGCCATTCTCGCCAACGGACTCGCGGGCTCGGTGGACGAAGCCGAGTTTCTCGCCGTGCTCACGGCTGGTTGTACGCGCATGACGGAGATACTCGCGCGCGATGGCGAAGGCGCGGAGCATCTGCTGCGGGTATCCGTGCGCGGTGCGCTCGACGACGGCGAAGCCTACGTGGTAGCGAAGAGTGTGCTCAACTCGCCGTTGGTCAAGACGATGGTGCACGGCGCGGACCCCAATGTGGGTCGGCTACTGATGGCGGTGGGCAAGTGTTTCTCCTGCACCATTCGCCCGGCCACCACGGATGCCTGGATCAACGGCTACCAGGTGGTGGCCAACGGCGAGCGTCTCGATTTCGACGATGCCATTGTGCGCGAAACACTCTCACGTGAAGTCGTGGACCTGGAGATTGCACTCGGCGTGGGCGACGGTGTGGCACGTGCCTTCGGTTGCGATCTCACCAAGGGGTACGTGGAAGAGAACGCGGCGTACTACTCGTCGTGA
- a CDS encoding LysR family transcriptional regulator — MDITLLRAFLEVADAGAFSRAARRIGIAQPSLSLQIQRLEQQLGTTLFERHGRGVALTDVGKGLYPRARRIVDDVRAAEEAVRREVAEGFGSITVGAIPTIAPYVLPAALERLQHRHPGARVVLREDYSAVLVDLLREGAIDVAIAALPYDFGTLPQDVLGSEMLLVAVPALHPAARAGKITVAQLQDAPTVTLDPVHCLGEQVAGFCDARQVNPSVVCRSAQLTTVFEMVGAGMGLSIVPQMAAAKHNTSRCAVVPLADMALERDIIALWPRDRAPSKVAMTFVDCVRQVVNGAS, encoded by the coding sequence ATGGATATCACCCTGTTGCGGGCCTTCCTCGAAGTGGCGGATGCCGGGGCGTTCAGCCGCGCCGCGCGACGCATCGGCATCGCCCAGCCATCGCTCAGCCTGCAGATCCAGCGGCTCGAACAGCAGTTGGGCACCACACTCTTCGAGCGCCATGGACGTGGCGTGGCGTTGACTGATGTGGGCAAGGGGCTCTATCCCCGCGCCCGTCGTATCGTCGATGATGTGCGGGCCGCCGAAGAAGCCGTGCGACGCGAAGTGGCCGAGGGATTTGGCAGCATCACCGTGGGAGCCATTCCCACGATTGCGCCCTATGTGTTGCCGGCCGCTCTCGAGCGTTTGCAACATCGTCATCCCGGCGCACGGGTCGTTCTGCGCGAAGACTACTCGGCGGTGCTGGTCGACCTGTTGCGTGAAGGGGCCATCGACGTGGCGATTGCTGCGCTGCCATATGACTTCGGCACCCTACCGCAGGATGTGCTGGGCAGCGAAATGCTCCTGGTCGCTGTGCCAGCGTTGCACCCCGCCGCCCGCGCCGGAAAGATCACGGTGGCCCAGTTGCAGGACGCGCCCACGGTGACGCTCGATCCCGTGCATTGCCTGGGGGAACAGGTGGCCGGCTTCTGCGACGCCCGTCAGGTGAATCCGTCGGTGGTGTGCCGCAGTGCGCAGCTCACCACCGTGTTCGAAATGGTGGGCGCCGGCATGGGGCTCAGCATTGTGCCGCAGATGGCGGCGGCCAAACACAACACCTCGCGCTGTGCGGTGGTACCGCTCGCCGACATGGCGTTGGAGCGCGACATCATTGCCCTGTGGCCGCGTGATCGCGCGCCGTCCAAAGTGGCGATGACGTTCGTGGATTGTGTGCGGCAGGTGGTGAACGGCGCGTCGTAA
- a CDS encoding amidase family protein, translating to MPRQSILAAIALLATHAAALEAQPRRPFPIDTASIATIQAAFKSGRLTCKTLVSQYLARIDSLDKKGPALNAIVTLNPQALATAELLDASYAARGPVGPLHCIPLIVKDNFETVGLQTTGGSLALEGWKPPQDATMVKQVKDAGAIVLAKSNLAEWAFTPYETVSSILPGYTHNPYALDRVTAGSSGGTAAAVAASYGTLGLGTDTGNSIRGPSAHQALVGIRSTMGLTSRAGVIPLNEGADIAGPMARRVSDAVAVFDVIAHSDPADTVTVQANNRRAEKYTTALTRGALKGARIGVLRQAYERPTLDKEVNTVFERAMADLRKAGAVVLDTVRVDSLEAIQRRQQGGCNRFKADLERYFAARAPNAPVKTLNDIITSRRFHPTVEQRLRDAAAATQMPEDNPGCQSREQVRAAVRAAVTQLMDSLQLDAMIYPTWSNPPRLIGDLNTPHGDNSQVFSPTTGFPAITVPMGYTRGGTLPAGISFFGRAWSEYRLIQLVYDYEQATKHWKAPRYRASAGSSATN from the coding sequence ATGCCCCGCCAATCCATTCTCGCCGCCATCGCGCTGCTGGCGACACACGCCGCCGCGCTCGAAGCGCAGCCCCGCCGTCCGTTCCCCATCGACACCGCGTCGATCGCGACCATTCAGGCCGCCTTCAAATCCGGTCGTCTGACGTGCAAGACGCTGGTCTCCCAGTACCTCGCCCGCATCGACTCGCTCGACAAAAAGGGCCCGGCCCTCAATGCCATTGTCACGCTGAATCCGCAGGCCCTGGCTACCGCCGAGCTGCTCGACGCCTCCTACGCGGCGCGCGGCCCCGTTGGTCCACTGCACTGCATTCCGCTCATTGTGAAGGACAACTTCGAAACCGTCGGCCTGCAGACCACCGGCGGCTCACTGGCACTGGAAGGCTGGAAGCCGCCGCAGGACGCCACGATGGTGAAACAGGTGAAGGACGCCGGTGCTATCGTGCTCGCGAAAAGCAATCTCGCGGAATGGGCGTTCACGCCCTACGAAACGGTGAGCTCCATTCTGCCGGGCTACACCCACAATCCCTACGCGCTCGATCGGGTCACCGCCGGTTCGAGTGGTGGTACCGCCGCAGCCGTGGCCGCGAGTTACGGCACACTGGGCCTCGGGACCGATACTGGGAACTCCATTCGCGGTCCCTCGGCGCATCAGGCACTTGTGGGCATCCGTTCCACGATGGGCCTGACCTCGCGCGCTGGGGTGATTCCGCTCAACGAAGGCGCCGATATCGCGGGGCCTATGGCGCGTCGAGTGTCCGATGCGGTCGCCGTCTTCGATGTCATCGCTCACAGTGATCCGGCGGATACCGTGACGGTGCAGGCCAACAATCGCCGAGCGGAGAAGTACACCACCGCGCTCACGCGTGGGGCCCTCAAGGGCGCACGGATCGGCGTGTTGCGGCAGGCATACGAGCGGCCCACGCTCGACAAAGAAGTGAATACCGTGTTCGAGCGCGCGATGGCTGATCTGCGCAAGGCCGGGGCGGTGGTGCTCGACACCGTGCGCGTCGATTCGCTGGAGGCCATCCAGCGTCGTCAGCAAGGAGGCTGCAATCGATTCAAAGCCGATCTCGAACGCTACTTTGCCGCACGCGCGCCCAATGCGCCGGTGAAAACGCTCAATGACATCATCACCAGCCGGCGCTTTCATCCCACCGTGGAACAGCGTCTGCGTGATGCGGCCGCCGCCACCCAGATGCCGGAAGACAACCCGGGGTGTCAGAGTCGCGAGCAGGTGCGCGCCGCCGTGCGCGCCGCCGTCACGCAGTTGATGGATTCGCTCCAACTCGACGCGATGATCTATCCGACGTGGAGCAATCCACCGCGGCTCATCGGCGACCTCAATACGCCGCACGGCGACAACAGTCAGGTGTTCTCACCCACCACGGGATTCCCGGCCATCACGGTACCGATGGGCTACACACGGGGCGGCACGCTGCCGGCCGGGATCAGCTTCTTCGGCAGGGCGTGGAGTGAGTATCGACTGATCCAGCTCGTGTACGATTACGAACAAGCCACCAAACACTGGAAGGCACCGCGATATCGCGCGAGCGCCGGCAGCAGCGCGACCAACTAA
- a CDS encoding LLM class flavin-dependent oxidoreductase: MRFGYWLPVFGGWLRNVPDEGMDASWAYVQRLARRSEEIGFDLTLIAELFLNDIKGIEAPALDAWSTAAALAAVTQRLELMVAVRPTFHHPATLAKQAANIDRISNGRLSLNVVSSWWKDEARRYGTQFDQHDDRYARTAEWLDVLHGAWSQKALSYQGKYYQVEDLIVEPKPVASRSRPHPVLYAGGESDAAKTLITGACDAYVMHGDPAERIAPKVADMRARRERTGQRPMLHGMAAYVIVRDTEAEAQRELERITNVAPGSPGFGNYQDWIANTQLDQQVSLQDYSVSNRSLRAGLVGTPEQVADRIRAFQQVGVDLLLLQCSPQLEEMERFAEQVIPLVNGVRSVAA; encoded by the coding sequence ATGCGCTTCGGGTATTGGCTTCCGGTCTTCGGTGGATGGCTGCGCAATGTGCCCGACGAGGGCATGGATGCGAGCTGGGCCTATGTGCAGCGTCTGGCACGTCGCAGTGAGGAGATCGGATTTGACCTCACACTCATCGCCGAGCTGTTCCTGAACGACATCAAGGGCATCGAGGCGCCGGCGCTCGATGCGTGGAGTACGGCCGCCGCATTGGCCGCCGTGACGCAGCGCCTGGAATTGATGGTGGCGGTGCGTCCCACGTTTCATCATCCGGCCACGTTGGCCAAGCAGGCGGCCAATATCGATCGCATCAGCAACGGTCGCTTGTCACTCAACGTGGTGTCGAGTTGGTGGAAGGACGAGGCGCGGCGCTATGGCACGCAGTTCGACCAGCACGATGATCGCTACGCACGCACTGCCGAATGGCTGGACGTGTTGCACGGCGCCTGGTCGCAGAAGGCGCTGAGTTACCAGGGCAAGTACTACCAGGTCGAGGATCTCATCGTCGAGCCCAAGCCGGTGGCGAGTCGCAGCCGTCCGCATCCGGTGCTATATGCCGGCGGCGAATCGGATGCGGCGAAGACGCTCATCACGGGGGCGTGTGATGCCTACGTGATGCATGGCGATCCGGCCGAGCGCATTGCGCCCAAGGTGGCCGACATGCGCGCCCGTCGTGAACGCACGGGGCAGCGCCCGATGCTGCACGGTATGGCTGCATATGTGATCGTGCGTGATACGGAGGCCGAAGCGCAGCGCGAACTCGAACGCATCACGAACGTCGCGCCAGGATCCCCGGGGTTTGGCAACTATCAGGACTGGATCGCGAACACGCAGCTCGATCAGCAGGTGTCGCTGCAGGACTACTCGGTGTCGAATCGTTCGCTGCGCGCCGGGCTGGTGGGAACGCCGGAGCAGGTCGCTGACCGGATTCGTGCGTTTCAGCAGGTCGGGGTTGACCTGTTGTTGCTGCAGTGCAGTCCGCAGTTGGAAGAGATGGAGCGATTTGCGGAACAGGTGATTCCGTTGGTGAATGGGGTTCGGAGCGTGGCGGCCTAG